A window of Schistocerca cancellata isolate TAMUIC-IGC-003103 chromosome 1, iqSchCanc2.1, whole genome shotgun sequence genomic DNA:
tggcaacaaaagtatcagttaaaagaccggaaaatttcacataaaattccaCAGGAATGCCGTCATGGCCAGGGGCCTTTCCCTTCGGGCTAGCCTTAACGGCGGCAGAAACATCAGCAGCTGTAAAACGCTCATTTAAAAGAAGTCTATCCTGACGCGTTAAAATAGAAGGCAGGTCGTGTAAAAACATCTGCAAGGAGGCTTCATTCAAAGGTTGAGATTGAAAGAGATTAGAGTAGTGATCGTAAATTTCGTCCTGAATCACCCGGCAATCTGAAGTCCTAAGACCGTCACGCGTTATCCAGTCGGTGAATAAAAGTTTTTCACGCCGCAGACGGGCCCGTCGTAAATGATACAATGAAAGCGGTTCCTCCAAAGTGGGATCGAAAGGCCTGCTACGGACAACAGAGCCCTGTGCCTTCCGATGCAGATGGTTTAAAATCTTCGTCTTAATTTTCCGTAACGTGGGAAGGAGTTCAGGGCGGTCGGTAACCCGAGTAATTAAATCCTGTAAACAATCGCGATAGAAAGCGACCGTCATCACTTCCCAATGGGCCTTGTCACGACAGTAATTAATGAGCAGAGTACGAATAGCCGGTTTAGCGTGACGGAGCCACCAATCGACAGTAGAACCCGCCTGTGGGCGGCTCTGAAGAAGTTGGTGCCACAACAAATGCACCTGTTCGACAAGACTGACGTCATCCAAAACACTAACATTGAATTTCCAGTAGGATCGCGTACGTTCTGGGCGAACAGACGGAACATTAAAAGCACACAAATAACCACAATGATCCGAAAAAGCGACGGGAGCAACTTCTGCCTGCAAGATTTGAGCAGCGAGGTCCGGCGATATATAAAATCTGTCCAATCTACTATGCCCAGtaggataaaaataagtaaaacctgTAGCAGTCGGACTAAAACAAAGCCACGTGTCCTCAAGTTTAAAAGTGTCAACTAAAGTTTGCAGTGCAAGACACTTATTCGCCGTCGGCTCCTGGTCGGCATcacgcaagacacaattaaaatcaccacctaagATGATCCGTCGGTGGTTTCGATGGAAGAGCTGACATAAATCATGATGGAAAAAAGTATCCCTCAGACGTTTATTGTCAGTTCCAGAGGGGGCATACAcgttaacaaaaaatatgtcgcagATAACACATGCCAACCCTCGTCCATTCGGTAAAATTTCTACGTGTTTATACTCTAAACCGGGCGTGATTAAAATAGCCGTACCAAAGGTCGCTTCCGGATcaatattaagaattacattatagGCAGTAAGATGCGGGACAACGTCAGCTGTTATTTCTTGAAGGAAAACCACATCGCAACGAGCAGATTGCAAAAAGTGTAAGAGGGCGTGAACTTTACGGTCACTTCGGATGTGATTGATATTAAGGGTGAGGACGCGTAACTGGTGGAATGCACGCGTCAGGGTGGACTCTGTAACTTAAGCGGAACTAGAAAAAGTGATCCTCCTCCACATCATCAGACCACTGCATGGTGTCCGAAGGAGCAGGTGCGGCGTCCGGAACGGGCCGGGAAGCGGGGGCGGTGGGCACCGACACAGGTGGACCGTGTACGAAAGGTGCGTCGCGACGCTCTTGGACCAAAGTATCCGTCAGTCCCTCAACCGCCTGGTCGAAGGTGACGTCGACGCCCTCAGTGGGCGCCGTTTTCGAACGCTTCTTTGACCTTTTACGCTTCGGTTTTGGATCGGCAGGGGCGGACTGAGTGGAAGCTTGGGACACCTCACTTTCGGCACCGCTAGCATCCGCCTCGCCGGCGGTGGACGGGCCCGGCTGTGACGGCAATTTCCGCTTGTCTGTCGGCGGGGCGGGGACTGAAATCGGCCGTGGTGACGCGACCAACATTTCAGAAGTCTCCGGAACGGGCACGTCCGAAACACTGACGGCTGGCAAATCAGCAATACGGACCTCGCGAGGGGTGTGATCGGCAGGTAAACTTTGTTCTGACACAACCGGGGGAACGACAACTGTGGGCGGAGTCACATTGTCAGACACAGGAGCCTCAGCTGCAGGAGCGGCAGAAACCGGTCGGTCGGGCGGGGTGATCGAGGGGGGTCCAACCAACGCGCCCGCATACGTGGAGGTATCAGCAGCTTCGCGCGGCAGCTGAGCCGGCCTGCGTAAAGTGCAGGTTTGTCGCAAATGATCTGTTTTGCCACACACGGAGCACGTCTGCGGCTGCCCACTATAGCTGAGGAAAGCGCGCGTGCCAGCAATGAGCAAATACGACGGTATATGTTTCTTCAAATCTACACGGACCGTCCGAACACCACTCAGAACCCGGTACCTAAATCCTGCAGGCCACACATCATTCTCCACACTAAGCACGGTGCCAAATTCTCCGAGTTTACGAGCAATGGCCTCATTTGGGCATTCGAACGGAACATTATAAACTTTCACATTTCGAATGCCGAAGCCTGCCGGCAGAATCAAAACATCAGACAAAGCACCGTCCACGTGCTTAAACTTCTTAACTCCACCACTTTCGGTAACAAGCTTGTCTACAAAATCCGCGGtcggaagtttcaaaaatacagagtTTTGAATAAAGTCAAGCTGGATACCGATCAAATCAGATTCGGGAATACGCAATTCGGAAAATACCCAT
This region includes:
- the LOC126148542 gene encoding uncharacterized protein LOC126148542 → SPAQPSPAQHSPAQQSPAQPSQAQPSPAIYSPAQPDTATPRAVPPPPGRAQALRRITGTRRVASFGIRNVKVYNVPFECPNEAIARKLGEFGTVLSVENDVWPAGFRPAQLPREAADTSTYAGALVGPPSITPPDRPVSAAPAAEAPVSDNVTPPTVVVPPVVSEQSLPADHTPREVRIADLPAVSVSDVPVPETSEMLVASPRPISVPAPPTDKRKLPSQPGPSTAGEADASGAESEVSQASTQSAPADPKPKRKRSKKRSKTAPTEGVDVTFDQAVEGLTDTLVQERRDAPFVHGPPVSVPTAPASRPVPDAAPAPSDTMQWSDDVEEDHFF